One genomic region from Pongo abelii isolate AG06213 chromosome 4, NHGRI_mPonAbe1-v2.0_pri, whole genome shotgun sequence encodes:
- the LOC129056882 gene encoding lys-63-specific deubiquitinase BRCC36-like produces MSWAKMAVQVVQAVQAVHLESDAFLVCLNHALSTEKEEVMGLCIGELNDDIRSDSKFAYTGTEMLTVAEKVDAIRIVHIHSLIILRCSDKRKDQVEISPGQVSAASTEAERLAELTGRRMRVVGWYHSHPHITVWPSHVDVRTQAMYQMMDQGFVGLIFSCFIEGKNTSTGRVLYACFQSIQAQKSSESLHGPQDFWSSSQHISIEGQKEEERYERIKIPIRIVPHVTIRKVCLESAVELPKILCQEEQDAYWRIHSLTHPDSVTKIHNGSVFTKNLCSQMSAVSGPLLQWLKDRLEQNQQHLQELQQEKEELMQELSSLE; encoded by the coding sequence ATGAGCTGGGCCAAGATGGCAGTGCAGGTGGTGCAGGCGGTGCAGGCAGTTCATCTCGAGTCTGACGCTTTCCTCGTTTGTCTCAACCATGCTCTGAGcacagagaaggaggaagtgatGGGGCTGTGCATAGGGGAGTTGAACGATGATATAAGGAGTGACTCCAAATTTGCATATACTGGAACTGAAATGCTCACAGTTGCTGAAAAGGTTGATGCCATCAGAATTGTTCACATTCATTCTCTCATCATCTTACGATGTTCTGATAAGAGGAAGGACCAAGTAGAAATTTCTCCAGGGCAGGTGTCTGCAGCTTCAACAGAGGCAGAGAGGTTGGCTGAACTGACAGGCCGCCGCATGAGAGTTGTGGGCTGGTATCATTCCCATCCTCATATAACTGTTTGGCCTTCACACGTTGATGTTCGCACACAAGCCATGTACCAGATGATGGATCAAGGCTTTGTAGgacttattttttcctgtttcataGAAGGTAAGAACACAAGCACTGGCCGGGTACTCTACGCTTGCTTCCAATCCATACAGGCCCAAAAGAGTTCAGAGTCCCTTCATGGTCCACAAGACTTCTGGAGCTCCAGCCAGCACATCTCCATTGAGGgccagaaggaagaggaaaggtaTGAGAGAATCAAAATCCCAATCCGTATTGTACCTCATGTCACTATCAGGAAAGTGTGCCTTGAATCAGCAGTAGAGCTGCCCAAGATCCTGTGCCAGGAGGAGCAGGATGCATATTGGAGGATCCACAGCCTTACACATCCGGACTCAGTAACCAAGATCCATAATGGCTCAGTGTTTACCAAGAATCTGTGCAGTCAGATGTCGGCAGTCAGCGGGCCTCTTCTACAGTGGTTGAAGGACAGACTGGAGCAAAACCAACAGCATTTGCAGGAATTGCAACAAGAAAAGGAAGAGCTTATGCAAGAACTTTCTTCTCTAGAATAA